In Paralichthys olivaceus isolate ysfri-2021 chromosome 1, ASM2471397v2, whole genome shotgun sequence, the following are encoded in one genomic region:
- the LOC109645038 gene encoding serine/threonine-protein kinase BRSK2-like isoform X7, protein MSSSGKDANSGHYANYVGPYRLEKTLGKGQTGLVKLGVHCVTCQKVAVKIVNREKLSESVLMKVEREIAILKLIEHPHVLKLHDVYENKKYLYLVLEHVSGGELFDYLVKKGRLTPKEARKFFRQIISALDFCHSHSICHRDLKPENLLLDEKNNIRIADFGMASLQVGDSLLETSCGSPHYACPEVIRGEKYDGRKADAWSCGVILFALLVGALPFDDDNLRNLLEKVKLGVFHMPHFIPPDCQNLLRGMIEVDAGKRLTLEQIQKHTWYLAGKNEPEPEQPVPRKVAIRTLAAAEEIDPDVLESMHSLGCFRDKDKLAKDLLSEDDNQEKMIYFLLLDRKERYPSQEDQNLPPMSEIADPPRKRVDSPMLSRHGKRRPERKSMEVLSVTEGGSPVPVRRALDMATHGQRSRSISGASSGLSTSPLSSPRVTPHPSPRGSPLPTPKGTPVHTPKDSPAGTPSPTPPPSPSIGGMPWRTRLNSIKNSFLGSPRFHRRKMQVPTQEDMSSLTPDSSPELAKKSWFGNFINLEKEEQIFIVIRDKPLSSIKADIVHAFLSIPSLSHSVISQTSFRAEYKSTAGPTVFQKPVKFQVDITYTESSGATKEIGIYSVTFTLLSGPSRRFKRVVETIQAQLLSSSDPPGVQPQISDASQRPASLSSKTSKRGSPLSNFFDVIKQLFSDEKNIQASHPPGAPATPSSPAKHAPGSKPSQPPPNDSKCPPSKDKTKMAASNRTQEQP, encoded by the exons GTCGAGCGGGAAATAGCGATTCTCAAACTCATAGAACATCCTCACGTTTTAAAACTGCACGACGTCTACGAAAACAAGAAATACCT GTATCTGGTGCTGGAACACGTGTCCGGGGGGGAACTCTTCGACTACCTGGTGAAGAAGGGTCGGTTAACGCCCAAAGAGGCCAGAAAGTTCTTCAGACAGATCATCTCGGCCCTGGACTTCTGCCACAGTCACTCCATATG CCACAGAGATTTGAAGCCGGAGAACTTGTTGTTAGACGAGAAGAACAACATCAGGATAGCGGACTTCGGCATGGCGTCTCTGCAGGTCGGGGACAGTCTGCTGGAGACCAGCTGTGG ATCTCCACACTACGCCTGCCCAGAGGTGATCAGG GGGGAGAAGTACGACGGGAGGAAAGCAGACGCCTGGAGCTGCGGAGTCATCCTGTTCGCACTGTTAGTG GGCGCTCTCCCGTTTGATGACGACAACCTGAGGAATCTTTTGGAGAAGGTGAAGCTGGGAGTTTTCCACATGCCTCACTTCATCCCTCCAGACTGTCAGAACCTCCTGCGCGGCATGATTGAAGTGGACGCTGGGAAGAGGCTCACG TTAGAGCAGATCCAGAAGCACACGTGGTACCT agcTGGAAAGAACGAGCCCGAGCCGGAGCAGCCGGTCCCCAGGAAGGTGGCCATCAGGACGCTGGCTGCAGCCGAGGAGATCGACCCTGACGTCCTGGAGAGCATGCACTCGCTGGGCTGCTTCAGAGACAAGGACAAACTGGCCAAAGACCTGCTGTCTGAgga tgACAACCAGGAAAAGATGATCTACTTCCTCCTCCTGGACCGTAAGGAGAGATATCCCAGCCAGGAGGACCAGAACCTGCCTCCGATGAGCGAGATCG CTGACCCACCCAGGAAGCGCGTGGACTCGCCGATGCTGAGCCGTCACGGCAAACGGAGACCGGAGAGGAAGTCCATGGAGGTGCTGAGCGTCACGGAGGGGGGGTCTCCTGTACCGGTACGACGAGCCCTCGACATGGCAACGCACGGACAGAG gtcgCGGTCGATCAGCGGGGCGTCCTCCGGTCTGTCCACGAGTCCTCTCAGCAGTCCCCGG GTGACCCCTCACCCCTCCCCAAGAGGGAGCCCTCTCCCCACCCCCAAAGGCACCCCGGTGCACACGCCCAAGGACAGCCCGGCCGGCACGCCCAGCCCCACGCCCCCGCCCAGCCCTTCCATCGGCGGTATGCCGTGGAGGACGCGCCTCAACTCCATTAAGAACAGTTTCCTGGGCTCGCCGCGCTTCCACCGCCGGAAAATGCAag TTCCCACCCAGGAGGACATGTCCAGTCTGACCCCCGACTCGTCTCCAGA ACTGGCGAAGAAGTCATGGTTCGGTAACTTCATCAACctggagaaagaggagcagatCTTCATCGTCATCAGAGACAAACCCCTCAGCTCCATAAAGGCCGACATCGTCCACGCCTTCCTCTCC ATTCCGAGTCTCAGCCACAGCGTCATCTCTCAGACTAGTTTTCGGGCGGAGTACAAGTCCACCGCCGGGCCCACGGTTTTCCAGAAGCCGGTGAAGTTCCAGGTGGACATCACCTACACCGAGAGCTCCGGAGCCACCAAGGAGATCGGCATCTACTCCGTCACCTTCACTCTGCTCTCAG GTCCCAGTCGACGTTTCAAACGTGTGGTTGAGACCATCCAGGCTCAGCTGCTCAGCTCCAGCGACCCGCCGGGCGTCCAGCCGCAGATATCCG ATGCGTCTCAGCGCCCAGCGTCTTTGTCCAGTAAAACCTCCAAGCGTG GCAGCCCGTTGAGTAACTTCTTTGACGTAATTAAACAGCTTTTTTCAGACGAGAAGAACATCCAAGCGTCGCACCCCCCCGGCGCCCCCGCCACGCCTAGCTCCCCCGCCAAGCATGCCCCCGGCAGCAAGCCCAGCCAGCCTCCGCCCAATGACTCTAAATGCCCCCCcagcaaagacaaaacaaagatgGCCGCCAGCAACAGGACACAGGAACAACCTTAA
- the LOC109645038 gene encoding serine/threonine-protein kinase BRSK2-like isoform X4 produces MSSSGKDANSGHYANYVGPYRLEKTLGKGQTGLVKLGVHCVTCQKVAVKIVNREKLSESVLMKVEREIAILKLIEHPHVLKLHDVYENKKYLYLVLEHVSGGELFDYLVKKGRLTPKEARKFFRQIISALDFCHSHSICHRDLKPENLLLDEKNNIRIADFGMASLQVGDSLLETSCGSPHYACPEVIRGEKYDGRKADAWSCGVILFALLVGALPFDDDNLRNLLEKVKLGVFHMPHFIPPDCQNLLRGMIEVDAGKRLTLEQIQKHTWYLAGKNEPEPEQPVPRKVAIRTLAAAEEIDPDVLESMHSLGCFRDKDKLAKDLLSEDDNQEKMIYFLLLDRKERYPSQEDQNLPPMSEIADPPRKRVDSPMLSRHGKRRPERKSMEVLSVTEGGSPVPVRRALDMATHGQRSRSISGASSGLSTSPLSSPRPNRRFFIPPQSPDLCQSPNCSPTHSLEVRLNGVGPRTPNSYHPKMGSPLMHPRTQTLPAKPRASEKPLQTTRSNPLPNSVQTPTTPKSEPSTPCQPLAPCIPNSPRVRRHPPLTVPPKLSIPLSPVPPMLPLRRHHLHPDHNGKSVPITQVTPHPSPRGSPLPTPKGTPVHTPKDSPAGTPSPTPPPSPSIGGMPWRTRLNSIKNSFLGSPRFHRRKMQVPTQEDMSSLTPDSSPELAKKSWFGNFINLEKEEQIFIVIRDKPLSSIKADIVHAFLSIPSLSHSVISQTSFRAEYKSTAGPTVFQKPVKFQVDITYTESSGATKEIGIYSVTFTLLSGPSRRFKRVVETIQAQLLSSSDPPGVQPQISDASQRPASLSSKTSKRGSPLSNFFDVIKQLFSDEKNIQASHPPGAPATPSSPAKHAPGSKPSQPPPNDSKCPPSKDKTKMAASNRTQEQP; encoded by the exons GTCGAGCGGGAAATAGCGATTCTCAAACTCATAGAACATCCTCACGTTTTAAAACTGCACGACGTCTACGAAAACAAGAAATACCT GTATCTGGTGCTGGAACACGTGTCCGGGGGGGAACTCTTCGACTACCTGGTGAAGAAGGGTCGGTTAACGCCCAAAGAGGCCAGAAAGTTCTTCAGACAGATCATCTCGGCCCTGGACTTCTGCCACAGTCACTCCATATG CCACAGAGATTTGAAGCCGGAGAACTTGTTGTTAGACGAGAAGAACAACATCAGGATAGCGGACTTCGGCATGGCGTCTCTGCAGGTCGGGGACAGTCTGCTGGAGACCAGCTGTGG ATCTCCACACTACGCCTGCCCAGAGGTGATCAGG GGGGAGAAGTACGACGGGAGGAAAGCAGACGCCTGGAGCTGCGGAGTCATCCTGTTCGCACTGTTAGTG GGCGCTCTCCCGTTTGATGACGACAACCTGAGGAATCTTTTGGAGAAGGTGAAGCTGGGAGTTTTCCACATGCCTCACTTCATCCCTCCAGACTGTCAGAACCTCCTGCGCGGCATGATTGAAGTGGACGCTGGGAAGAGGCTCACG TTAGAGCAGATCCAGAAGCACACGTGGTACCT agcTGGAAAGAACGAGCCCGAGCCGGAGCAGCCGGTCCCCAGGAAGGTGGCCATCAGGACGCTGGCTGCAGCCGAGGAGATCGACCCTGACGTCCTGGAGAGCATGCACTCGCTGGGCTGCTTCAGAGACAAGGACAAACTGGCCAAAGACCTGCTGTCTGAgga tgACAACCAGGAAAAGATGATCTACTTCCTCCTCCTGGACCGTAAGGAGAGATATCCCAGCCAGGAGGACCAGAACCTGCCTCCGATGAGCGAGATCG CTGACCCACCCAGGAAGCGCGTGGACTCGCCGATGCTGAGCCGTCACGGCAAACGGAGACCGGAGAGGAAGTCCATGGAGGTGCTGAGCGTCACGGAGGGGGGGTCTCCTGTACCGGTACGACGAGCCCTCGACATGGCAACGCACGGACAGAG gtcgCGGTCGATCAGCGGGGCGTCCTCCGGTCTGTCCACGAGTCCTCTCAGCAGTCCCCGG CCCAATCGGCGGTTTTTCATCCCGCCCCAGTCCCCGGACCTGTGTCAGTCCCCCAACTGCAGCCCCACCCACTCCCTTGAGGTCCGCCTCAACGGGGTGGGGCCGCGCACGCCCAACTCCTACCATCCAAAGATGGGGTCCCCCCTCATGCACCCACGCACCCAGACTCTCCCGGCCAAACCCAGAGCGTCCGAGAAGCCCCTGCAGACCACCAGGTCCAACCCGCTCCCCAACTCAGTCCagacccccaccacccccaaATCTGAGCCCTCCACACCCTGCCAGCCTCTGGCGCCCTGCATCCCCAACAGCCCCCGGGTGAGACGCCACCCTCCCCTGACCGTGCCCCCAAaactctccatccctctctcccccgtGCCTCCCATGTTGCCCCTCCGCCGCCACCACCTCCACCCTGACCACAATGGCAAATCTGTCCCCATCACGCAGGTGACCCCTCACCCCTCCCCAAGAGGGAGCCCTCTCCCCACCCCCAAAGGCACCCCGGTGCACACGCCCAAGGACAGCCCGGCCGGCACGCCCAGCCCCACGCCCCCGCCCAGCCCTTCCATCGGCGGTATGCCGTGGAGGACGCGCCTCAACTCCATTAAGAACAGTTTCCTGGGCTCGCCGCGCTTCCACCGCCGGAAAATGCAag TTCCCACCCAGGAGGACATGTCCAGTCTGACCCCCGACTCGTCTCCAGA ACTGGCGAAGAAGTCATGGTTCGGTAACTTCATCAACctggagaaagaggagcagatCTTCATCGTCATCAGAGACAAACCCCTCAGCTCCATAAAGGCCGACATCGTCCACGCCTTCCTCTCC ATTCCGAGTCTCAGCCACAGCGTCATCTCTCAGACTAGTTTTCGGGCGGAGTACAAGTCCACCGCCGGGCCCACGGTTTTCCAGAAGCCGGTGAAGTTCCAGGTGGACATCACCTACACCGAGAGCTCCGGAGCCACCAAGGAGATCGGCATCTACTCCGTCACCTTCACTCTGCTCTCAG GTCCCAGTCGACGTTTCAAACGTGTGGTTGAGACCATCCAGGCTCAGCTGCTCAGCTCCAGCGACCCGCCGGGCGTCCAGCCGCAGATATCCG ATGCGTCTCAGCGCCCAGCGTCTTTGTCCAGTAAAACCTCCAAGCGTG GCAGCCCGTTGAGTAACTTCTTTGACGTAATTAAACAGCTTTTTTCAGACGAGAAGAACATCCAAGCGTCGCACCCCCCCGGCGCCCCCGCCACGCCTAGCTCCCCCGCCAAGCATGCCCCCGGCAGCAAGCCCAGCCAGCCTCCGCCCAATGACTCTAAATGCCCCCCcagcaaagacaaaacaaagatgGCCGCCAGCAACAGGACACAGGAACAACCTTAA
- the LOC109645038 gene encoding serine/threonine-protein kinase BRSK2-like isoform X8, with amino-acid sequence MSSSGKDANSGHYANYVGPYRLEKTLGKGQTGLVKLGVHCVTCQKVAVKIVNREKLSESVLMKVEREIAILKLIEHPHVLKLHDVYENKKYLYLVLEHVSGGELFDYLVKKGRLTPKEARKFFRQIISALDFCHSHSICHRDLKPENLLLDEKNNIRIADFGMASLQVGDSLLETSCGSPHYACPEVIRGEKYDGRKADAWSCGVILFALLVGALPFDDDNLRNLLEKVKLGVFHMPHFIPPDCQNLLRGMIEVDAGKRLTLEQIQKHTWYLAGKNEPEPEQPVPRKVAIRTLAAAEEIDPDVLESMHSLGCFRDKDKLAKDLLSEDDNQEKMIYFLLLDRKERYPSQEDQNLPPMSEIADPPRKRVDSPMLSRHGKRRPERKSMEVLSVTEGGSPVPVRRALDMATHGQRSRSISGASSGLSTSPLSSPRVTPHPSPRGSPLPTPKGTPVHTPKDSPAGTPSPTPPPSPSIGGMPWRTRLNSIKNSFLGSPRFHRRKMQVPTQEDMSSLTPDSSPELAKKSWFGNFINLEKEEQIFIVIRDKPLSSIKADIVHAFLSIPSLSHSVISQTSFRAEYKSTAGPTVFQKPVKFQVDITYTESSGATKEIGIYSVTFTLLSGPSRRFKRVVETIQAQLLSSSDPPGVQPQISGSPLSNFFDVIKQLFSDEKNIQASHPPGAPATPSSPAKHAPGSKPSQPPPNDSKCPPSKDKTKMAASNRTQEQP; translated from the exons GTCGAGCGGGAAATAGCGATTCTCAAACTCATAGAACATCCTCACGTTTTAAAACTGCACGACGTCTACGAAAACAAGAAATACCT GTATCTGGTGCTGGAACACGTGTCCGGGGGGGAACTCTTCGACTACCTGGTGAAGAAGGGTCGGTTAACGCCCAAAGAGGCCAGAAAGTTCTTCAGACAGATCATCTCGGCCCTGGACTTCTGCCACAGTCACTCCATATG CCACAGAGATTTGAAGCCGGAGAACTTGTTGTTAGACGAGAAGAACAACATCAGGATAGCGGACTTCGGCATGGCGTCTCTGCAGGTCGGGGACAGTCTGCTGGAGACCAGCTGTGG ATCTCCACACTACGCCTGCCCAGAGGTGATCAGG GGGGAGAAGTACGACGGGAGGAAAGCAGACGCCTGGAGCTGCGGAGTCATCCTGTTCGCACTGTTAGTG GGCGCTCTCCCGTTTGATGACGACAACCTGAGGAATCTTTTGGAGAAGGTGAAGCTGGGAGTTTTCCACATGCCTCACTTCATCCCTCCAGACTGTCAGAACCTCCTGCGCGGCATGATTGAAGTGGACGCTGGGAAGAGGCTCACG TTAGAGCAGATCCAGAAGCACACGTGGTACCT agcTGGAAAGAACGAGCCCGAGCCGGAGCAGCCGGTCCCCAGGAAGGTGGCCATCAGGACGCTGGCTGCAGCCGAGGAGATCGACCCTGACGTCCTGGAGAGCATGCACTCGCTGGGCTGCTTCAGAGACAAGGACAAACTGGCCAAAGACCTGCTGTCTGAgga tgACAACCAGGAAAAGATGATCTACTTCCTCCTCCTGGACCGTAAGGAGAGATATCCCAGCCAGGAGGACCAGAACCTGCCTCCGATGAGCGAGATCG CTGACCCACCCAGGAAGCGCGTGGACTCGCCGATGCTGAGCCGTCACGGCAAACGGAGACCGGAGAGGAAGTCCATGGAGGTGCTGAGCGTCACGGAGGGGGGGTCTCCTGTACCGGTACGACGAGCCCTCGACATGGCAACGCACGGACAGAG gtcgCGGTCGATCAGCGGGGCGTCCTCCGGTCTGTCCACGAGTCCTCTCAGCAGTCCCCGG GTGACCCCTCACCCCTCCCCAAGAGGGAGCCCTCTCCCCACCCCCAAAGGCACCCCGGTGCACACGCCCAAGGACAGCCCGGCCGGCACGCCCAGCCCCACGCCCCCGCCCAGCCCTTCCATCGGCGGTATGCCGTGGAGGACGCGCCTCAACTCCATTAAGAACAGTTTCCTGGGCTCGCCGCGCTTCCACCGCCGGAAAATGCAag TTCCCACCCAGGAGGACATGTCCAGTCTGACCCCCGACTCGTCTCCAGA ACTGGCGAAGAAGTCATGGTTCGGTAACTTCATCAACctggagaaagaggagcagatCTTCATCGTCATCAGAGACAAACCCCTCAGCTCCATAAAGGCCGACATCGTCCACGCCTTCCTCTCC ATTCCGAGTCTCAGCCACAGCGTCATCTCTCAGACTAGTTTTCGGGCGGAGTACAAGTCCACCGCCGGGCCCACGGTTTTCCAGAAGCCGGTGAAGTTCCAGGTGGACATCACCTACACCGAGAGCTCCGGAGCCACCAAGGAGATCGGCATCTACTCCGTCACCTTCACTCTGCTCTCAG GTCCCAGTCGACGTTTCAAACGTGTGGTTGAGACCATCCAGGCTCAGCTGCTCAGCTCCAGCGACCCGCCGGGCGTCCAGCCGCAGATATCCG GCAGCCCGTTGAGTAACTTCTTTGACGTAATTAAACAGCTTTTTTCAGACGAGAAGAACATCCAAGCGTCGCACCCCCCCGGCGCCCCCGCCACGCCTAGCTCCCCCGCCAAGCATGCCCCCGGCAGCAAGCCCAGCCAGCCTCCGCCCAATGACTCTAAATGCCCCCCcagcaaagacaaaacaaagatgGCCGCCAGCAACAGGACACAGGAACAACCTTAA
- the LOC109645038 gene encoding serine/threonine-protein kinase BRSK2-like isoform X2 yields MLSSDWTASSSCQHDDVKTGLVKLGVHCVTCQKVAVKIVNREKLSESVLMKVEREIAILKLIEHPHVLKLHDVYENKKYLYLVLEHVSGGELFDYLVKKGRLTPKEARKFFRQIISALDFCHSHSICHRDLKPENLLLDEKNNIRIADFGMASLQVGDSLLETSCGSPHYACPEVIRGEKYDGRKADAWSCGVILFALLVGALPFDDDNLRNLLEKVKLGVFHMPHFIPPDCQNLLRGMIEVDAGKRLTLEQIQKHTWYLAGKNEPEPEQPVPRKVAIRTLAAAEEIDPDVLESMHSLGCFRDKDKLAKDLLSEDDNQEKMIYFLLLDRKERYPSQEDQNLPPMSEIADPPRKRVDSPMLSRHGKRRPERKSMEVLSVTEGGSPVPVRRALDMATHGQSKSVFSKSLDITNANCSKEERSRSISGASSGLSTSPLSSPRPNRRFFIPPQSPDLCQSPNCSPTHSLEVRLNGVGPRTPNSYHPKMGSPLMHPRTQTLPAKPRASEKPLQTTRSNPLPNSVQTPTTPKSEPSTPCQPLAPCIPNSPRVRRHPPLTVPPKLSIPLSPVPPMLPLRRHHLHPDHNGKSVPITQVTPHPSPRGSPLPTPKGTPVHTPKDSPAGTPSPTPPPSPSIGGMPWRTRLNSIKNSFLGSPRFHRRKMQVPTQEDMSSLTPDSSPELAKKSWFGNFINLEKEEQIFIVIRDKPLSSIKADIVHAFLSIPSLSHSVISQTSFRAEYKSTAGPTVFQKPVKFQVDITYTESSGATKEIGIYSVTFTLLSGPSRRFKRVVETIQAQLLSSSDPPGVQPQISDASQRPASLSSKTSKRGSPLSNFFDVIKQLFSDEKNIQASHPPGAPATPSSPAKHAPGSKPSQPPPNDSKCPPSKDKTKMAASNRTQEQP; encoded by the exons GTCGAGCGGGAAATAGCGATTCTCAAACTCATAGAACATCCTCACGTTTTAAAACTGCACGACGTCTACGAAAACAAGAAATACCT GTATCTGGTGCTGGAACACGTGTCCGGGGGGGAACTCTTCGACTACCTGGTGAAGAAGGGTCGGTTAACGCCCAAAGAGGCCAGAAAGTTCTTCAGACAGATCATCTCGGCCCTGGACTTCTGCCACAGTCACTCCATATG CCACAGAGATTTGAAGCCGGAGAACTTGTTGTTAGACGAGAAGAACAACATCAGGATAGCGGACTTCGGCATGGCGTCTCTGCAGGTCGGGGACAGTCTGCTGGAGACCAGCTGTGG ATCTCCACACTACGCCTGCCCAGAGGTGATCAGG GGGGAGAAGTACGACGGGAGGAAAGCAGACGCCTGGAGCTGCGGAGTCATCCTGTTCGCACTGTTAGTG GGCGCTCTCCCGTTTGATGACGACAACCTGAGGAATCTTTTGGAGAAGGTGAAGCTGGGAGTTTTCCACATGCCTCACTTCATCCCTCCAGACTGTCAGAACCTCCTGCGCGGCATGATTGAAGTGGACGCTGGGAAGAGGCTCACG TTAGAGCAGATCCAGAAGCACACGTGGTACCT agcTGGAAAGAACGAGCCCGAGCCGGAGCAGCCGGTCCCCAGGAAGGTGGCCATCAGGACGCTGGCTGCAGCCGAGGAGATCGACCCTGACGTCCTGGAGAGCATGCACTCGCTGGGCTGCTTCAGAGACAAGGACAAACTGGCCAAAGACCTGCTGTCTGAgga tgACAACCAGGAAAAGATGATCTACTTCCTCCTCCTGGACCGTAAGGAGAGATATCCCAGCCAGGAGGACCAGAACCTGCCTCCGATGAGCGAGATCG CTGACCCACCCAGGAAGCGCGTGGACTCGCCGATGCTGAGCCGTCACGGCAAACGGAGACCGGAGAGGAAGTCCATGGAGGTGCTGAGCGTCACGGAGGGGGGGTCTCCTGTACCGGTACGACGAGCCCTCGACATGGCAACGCACGGACAGAG CAAATCTGTTTTCAGTAAAAGCTTGGATATCACAAACGCTAACTGCAGCAAGGAGGAAAG gtcgCGGTCGATCAGCGGGGCGTCCTCCGGTCTGTCCACGAGTCCTCTCAGCAGTCCCCGG CCCAATCGGCGGTTTTTCATCCCGCCCCAGTCCCCGGACCTGTGTCAGTCCCCCAACTGCAGCCCCACCCACTCCCTTGAGGTCCGCCTCAACGGGGTGGGGCCGCGCACGCCCAACTCCTACCATCCAAAGATGGGGTCCCCCCTCATGCACCCACGCACCCAGACTCTCCCGGCCAAACCCAGAGCGTCCGAGAAGCCCCTGCAGACCACCAGGTCCAACCCGCTCCCCAACTCAGTCCagacccccaccacccccaaATCTGAGCCCTCCACACCCTGCCAGCCTCTGGCGCCCTGCATCCCCAACAGCCCCCGGGTGAGACGCCACCCTCCCCTGACCGTGCCCCCAAaactctccatccctctctcccccgtGCCTCCCATGTTGCCCCTCCGCCGCCACCACCTCCACCCTGACCACAATGGCAAATCTGTCCCCATCACGCAGGTGACCCCTCACCCCTCCCCAAGAGGGAGCCCTCTCCCCACCCCCAAAGGCACCCCGGTGCACACGCCCAAGGACAGCCCGGCCGGCACGCCCAGCCCCACGCCCCCGCCCAGCCCTTCCATCGGCGGTATGCCGTGGAGGACGCGCCTCAACTCCATTAAGAACAGTTTCCTGGGCTCGCCGCGCTTCCACCGCCGGAAAATGCAag TTCCCACCCAGGAGGACATGTCCAGTCTGACCCCCGACTCGTCTCCAGA ACTGGCGAAGAAGTCATGGTTCGGTAACTTCATCAACctggagaaagaggagcagatCTTCATCGTCATCAGAGACAAACCCCTCAGCTCCATAAAGGCCGACATCGTCCACGCCTTCCTCTCC ATTCCGAGTCTCAGCCACAGCGTCATCTCTCAGACTAGTTTTCGGGCGGAGTACAAGTCCACCGCCGGGCCCACGGTTTTCCAGAAGCCGGTGAAGTTCCAGGTGGACATCACCTACACCGAGAGCTCCGGAGCCACCAAGGAGATCGGCATCTACTCCGTCACCTTCACTCTGCTCTCAG GTCCCAGTCGACGTTTCAAACGTGTGGTTGAGACCATCCAGGCTCAGCTGCTCAGCTCCAGCGACCCGCCGGGCGTCCAGCCGCAGATATCCG ATGCGTCTCAGCGCCCAGCGTCTTTGTCCAGTAAAACCTCCAAGCGTG GCAGCCCGTTGAGTAACTTCTTTGACGTAATTAAACAGCTTTTTTCAGACGAGAAGAACATCCAAGCGTCGCACCCCCCCGGCGCCCCCGCCACGCCTAGCTCCCCCGCCAAGCATGCCCCCGGCAGCAAGCCCAGCCAGCCTCCGCCCAATGACTCTAAATGCCCCCCcagcaaagacaaaacaaagatgGCCGCCAGCAACAGGACACAGGAACAACCTTAA